tattatattgaaaatatataatctatataatttgttaatttttttttattataaaacaataaaagtaattagtttaagataaaaacagatgaatgtattatattatggaattgttttgttttgtttttaatgatcatatatattttaatgtgtgctatatatctatgaaaataaaaattgtctTTATCTGTTAACaatctatatttattttttttttgaaataatagATTAAAgtgtatttaaatatttctatatgtGTTCTATTTTTCAAGAttgtttataattatgtaatgtgtaaaattttgaaaacattttaaatatatatgaaaatataagtaGTTTATAGAAACATTTAATAACATCttcaaaataattacaatttattaaacacaacataaaagaaaaaacaattatatttttattgataatttataaataaaatggttattatttgttagataatttttaacaatttgtatgtaaaaaattatatattttttcgcTTTGTTTcattcaatatatttaatacagAAATTTGGTTATGGAATGGTTTttcgaatatttttatttattaaaattgattttatatagatataaatgaACGCAAAAAcgtaaatttaatatatttttgagtTATTACACTTAAATgcacttttaaaaaatatttttatataaataaaatgtctCATTCATGATTATTTCTTTGTAAAAAGCATACTCAAGTTAAAAGGGAATATGATATTGTTATGTACAAGCAGTTATTCCTAGGAAtgtgaaaatatattcaataaacattttaattaaaagatcaattatttttgtattttttgttaattctacagattaatataatatatttaaatattttatttcatttaaaaaaaatatataaccaTTTATATACGTAACAGTTCTATTATAGCAATaggtattttattttttgtttttttattatattattgtaacttctgaatatatatagtaaaaaaaaaaataataaaaaatttagtatatgattataaataattttcattaaaattacgTAATACCACTTGAACGCAAAGATTacaacttttaaaaattattgtacgaatataaaacaaaagtcTTAATTTGACTTTAAAATAGATACTAAATCATATATTAggtagaataaaataaattcaattttttaaatatattatacgataaaaaaataatatattaattcaagGAGTAATTGGATGatatgttataatttaagaaacataaaattatattttttttcattgaatttttttaattattttattgttataataattgatatttttttttaataataagtcgtgaaatataatgtttataaGATTTAATTGTTATTAGGATAATAtccataaatatgtaattaatattttaataatagaCAAACatactatatatgtattctatgtgttgtatattttatggaaactcaaaatttcaaaataatatggaataaaatttttttcccatagtttattaagaaaaggatttgtaaaaatactatttaaTTAGTACACTCgatgaaataatttaataatatacttattataattacgaataaatttaaattattctattttattgaaagtgtattttttaaaaatattaaaataaaaactttattatacgtttataaatatatttttctttatatatatattacaaaatttattacatcAATGAACGtttcattaataatttacgaagaaataataattttttttgttttaatataaagtattattataattcgttaaaatatgttattacatgaaaaaattacCTATACGCGTATATGTAAGGAATAATTCTCTTGTAATTTTacgattttatttttttctaattgaattacaatattcaaaatataaattaataaggaaaaaaaaaaagaaaaaaatggataaatttaaaaatattttatttacaattaaacagtgacttaattataaaaattataatttacaaaaataaatgcataatcataagaaattatttcttGGATTtctttatgaatatattttctcGTAAATTagatattacattataaattatatttttttaattatatttagaatATCAAAAAAACTGCTTATGAATAATAGGAGACTAAAGCATGGATTATAATTAACACAAcgcaaaatattttctttatttgcTATTTCACgctttaataattaatatttattaagaataaaatatacttgtTCTAAAAAATGATGCTTGTAAAATTAGCATTACAAACAGGATAAATTCCTTAGTATCCTTAATAAgcgttttaatatataaaggagcgtattatatatatatattctatacatTCTCTATTGCTTATAaactaaatattttcatatgataaaaaatatttaatactgcattaaataaaaagttaaattatatatattgtatatttatgaaagaattcaaattcttttattttaatgatacaatttgtttttatataacatttaggtaaaaaatatataatacattattatatatttttttatatgtagttgtttaattgtaaattatagttgtatatatttgattaATATCTTACTAAAAAGCaaatgttattaataaaaaaaatattatgttattatttattcattagtttgtattttataatattatagatatataatatggaactaaaaattaatccaatcttatttattataactacttttacttttttaaagaggattttcttttttaaccATGATGgggtatgataatattagttatgttattgtattatacttaatttccgtgttttcttattattaatacagttttttacaattaaaatgtttgttcatttgaataataatctttttttttagttaacGTTTAACAAATTTGTAGGTGAGAATTTTATGCAGTGTAGAATAttagacaaaaaaaattatcgaTTACTCGCAACATGTAAAAAGGATAAAGATtcaaataacatatatttaaatgaattttttccgaataatgataaaaaagaaaataaatatataactaataataaaaaatggaataaagaaaaaaacacgAAATCCAACAaaagtttattaaataaagctCAGTACTATACAGAAGTTATAGATTACAATAATGGAATAtttgatggaaaacattttcattttgaaaaaaaattaataagaaaaaaagattatgatGCTTTTctagaaaaaaagaggagaATTAGagatatatctttaaaaaaaataaaatttaaaagttaCAGATTTGGAAGTGccatatttttactttttttattgctgGGAATAGGTTTACCCATATTACAAGGATTAGATCTATTACAAAAAGCAGGAAGTGCGATTAAAGCTTTACCAGTTATAGGTAGTGTATTGTCAGCTATAGAAGGATGTTTAGGTAAGgcaaaatatcatttttttttaatagcaTTTAGCAcaattatcattatattagTTGTTATACTTGTAATAGTAATTcctaaaattttaagaaataacgaaaaatataacagaaTTAAGGCGATGTATGAGTAAGGTGCATAACAAGaaacatgtttttttatatacgttattaatatgaaacgttatatgtaatatctttagtttatatacttaataaacaTACACATTGTTTctacaattttattaatgtacATGTGTTTAGGACGTAATCCTTATAATTAATACTCATAAATTATGTTCTTTGTCTATTGGTAAATTTGAACGCATTAATGattgtcattttttattataaattattgttgaaacaaaataaaataacatcatgtaatatatgcatttctGTATATAATTAGATTCTTATaagaaacatatatatgtgagttaaaattaatatataatattaatgaagtAGTGTTAGAATTTCCGTTTTAAACGAAaagtaattttattgtattttttatcttgaAGAATAATATGATTATCTGTATACGTACTTAAGAAATTATGAGATTAacattacatttaaaatgaatatttttttttgtatttaatgtaaagtaatgtatatattatgttacaatgatttatatatattttactccaatataaacataatatttgttatataaataatttttattagaaatatggcataacataaaaataattattaataaattttgtaagAAGTTTGATTTTGTTTCTTTAACGGTGTACGTAGGGAAATAGaattgtataataaaataatattcttataaagTAATATTCCTTTGGTAATGaggaataatattttaattttgtccaagttactattttattttatttaataagatTATGTATGctataagtatataattaatttataaatagaaaaaaatgaacttcattattttaagaaaatgaaatatatttttattaatatattaaaaaaaaatatatgttataagaaaaaaaaattttaatctttaacaaaatttttatttttataaatcctatattttattatttaaatgaaagcAATTTGTTTGTTactgaaattatttttttatagaaaataaattattaaaagtatgTTGAATTTGTAAGTGAGctgaataaattatttatatagattATGTTAAAAACATTGGAAGATGAcattacataaattaattaagaacaaaatgttaaaataatatttttataattttattaattctgtACATGATGATGtacaaaatgtatatatatatatataatatatatgatataggtagcaaaattaaaatctatgattaaataaatattataaactatatagtatttttatatttattataatctgGAAGCGTATGCTGAACTTTTTTTTCCgaattaaatttatgattactataaaactattattatgaaacataaaattaattatcaGA
This Plasmodium malariae genome assembly, contig: PmUG01_00_26, whole genome shotgun sequence DNA region includes the following protein-coding sequences:
- the PmUG01_00049000 gene encoding fam-m protein → MELKINPILFIITTFTFLKRIFFFNHDGLTFNKFVGENFMQCRILDKKNYRLLATCKKDKDSNNIYLNEFFPNNDKKENKYITNNKKWNKEKNTKSNKSLLNKAQYYTEVIDYNNGIFDGKHFHFEKKLIRKKDYDAFLEKKRRIRDISLKKIKFKSYRFGSAIFLLFLLLGIGLPILQGLDLLQKAGSAIKALPVIGSVLSAIEGCLGKAKYHFFLIAFSTIIIILVVILVIVIPKILRNNEKYNRIKAMYE